A genome region from Bombilactobacillus bombi includes the following:
- a CDS encoding cyclic-di-AMP receptor has protein sequence MKLVIAFVQDKDCNKLTRALNKAQFRSTRLATTGGFLKSGNSTLILGIEDEQVDKVLTIIKEHSHTRKEFSTSSMATNMLGEMPNHPIEVVVGGATVLIAPLEKMVRF, from the coding sequence ATGAAACTAGTGATTGCGTTTGTACAAGATAAAGATTGCAATAAGCTAACGAGGGCGTTAAATAAAGCCCAATTTCGCTCAACACGTTTAGCAACCACGGGCGGGTTTTTAAAAAGCGGGAATTCGACGCTCATATTAGGGATTGAAGATGAACAAGTAGATAAAGTGTTGACTATTATTAAGGAACATTCGCATACACGTAAAGAATTTTCAACTAGTTCAATGGCAACTAATATGTTAGGTGAAATGCCTAATCATCCGATTGAAGTAGTTGTTGGTGGAGCGACTGTTTTGATTGCACCTTTAGAAAAGATGGTTCGGTTTTAA
- a CDS encoding NAD(P)H-dependent glycerol-3-phosphate dehydrogenase codes for MTNKIAVLGAGSWGSVLASVLVQNGHKVCLWTRHQEQADEMNQHHTNQHYLNNYQYPSQLQATTDLTETLRQADVVLFTVPTSAIRSVAQQVVPILQELHQHPLIVHASKGLEQKTHLRISEILTFVIPFDCRSGIVALSGPSHAEEVAKKDITLITAASTDLAAAQQVQQLFMNDYFRVYTNTDLIGVELGAAFKNIIALGAGALHGLGYGDDAKAALMTRGLAEISRLGVALGAQPLTFIGLSGVGDLIVTCTSVYSRNWRAGNQLGQGKKLADVVANMGMVIEGVKTCQSAYELAHQQHIEMPITEAIYHVLYEHADIKSEAVELMRREGKSEIY; via the coding sequence ATGACGAATAAAATTGCGGTTTTAGGTGCCGGTTCTTGGGGAAGTGTGTTAGCTAGTGTTTTAGTTCAAAATGGACATAAAGTTTGTTTGTGGACTCGTCATCAAGAGCAAGCTGATGAAATGAACCAACATCATACTAACCAGCACTACTTGAATAATTATCAATATCCTTCTCAATTACAAGCAACGACAGATTTGACGGAAACTTTACGCCAAGCAGATGTAGTCTTGTTTACAGTGCCAACATCAGCTATACGTTCAGTTGCCCAACAAGTAGTTCCGATTTTACAAGAGTTGCATCAGCATCCTTTGATTGTGCATGCCAGCAAAGGCTTAGAACAAAAAACTCATCTAAGAATTTCTGAAATTTTAACATTTGTGATTCCTTTTGATTGTCGAAGTGGGATTGTGGCTCTTTCTGGCCCTAGTCATGCTGAAGAAGTTGCCAAAAAAGATATAACTTTGATTACTGCTGCTAGTACGGATCTGGCTGCGGCTCAACAAGTTCAACAGTTATTCATGAACGACTATTTTCGAGTTTATACAAATACTGATTTAATCGGAGTGGAATTAGGGGCAGCATTTAAAAATATTATTGCCTTAGGTGCTGGAGCCTTACATGGCTTGGGTTATGGTGACGATGCCAAAGCTGCACTCATGACTCGTGGTTTGGCTGAAATTTCACGCCTGGGAGTAGCTTTAGGTGCTCAGCCATTAACCTTTATTGGTTTGTCAGGTGTTGGGGATTTAATTGTTACTTGTACAAGTGTGTATTCGCGCAATTGGCGTGCAGGTAACCAACTAGGTCAAGGCAAAAAATTAGCTGACGTTGTAGCAAATATGGGAATGGTCATTGAAGGCGTTAAAACTTGCCAATCAGCCTATGAATTGGCTCATCAGCAGCATATTGAAATGCCGATTACAGAAGCTATTTATCACGTTTTGTATGAGCATGCTGATATTAAATCAGAAGCAGTTGAATTAATGCGACGTGAAGGAAAATCTGAAATATATTAA
- a CDS encoding DNA replication initiation control protein YabA → MAQKDYYAKFAALQDVAQDLTSELAVMKDDISHVLEENAELKIENEHLRSRLAELDAKKTPELPEARRTLEKLYEQGFHVCTVLYGAHRENNEECAFCLDVIYGERNSK, encoded by the coding sequence ATGGCACAAAAAGACTATTATGCAAAATTTGCCGCTTTGCAAGATGTGGCGCAGGATTTAACATCTGAGCTAGCGGTAATGAAAGATGATATTTCTCACGTTTTAGAAGAGAATGCGGAATTAAAAATTGAAAATGAACACTTACGCTCTCGCTTGGCGGAATTAGATGCCAAAAAAACTCCCGAATTACCTGAAGCTCGACGAACCTTAGAGAAATTATATGAACAAGGATTCCATGTTTGTACTGTATTGTATGGTGCACATCGGGAAAACAATGAAGAATGTGCTTTTTGCTTGGATGTTATTTATGGGGAGCGAAATTCAAAGTGA
- the recR gene encoding recombination mediator RecR: MQYPKPVANLIDSYMKLPGIGEKTAVRLAFFTIDMDDEDVQEFASSLKAVKTKLQYCSICGNITDTNPCEICSNPHRNSEQILVVEQPKDIMAMENMHGYQGLYQVLGGVLSPVNGVGPDDLNIKHLLHRLKDNSQVKEVIVATNATPEGEATAMYLAKLIKPAQIKVTRLAHGLAVGADIEYADQMTLQRAVEGRQQI; encoded by the coding sequence ATGCAATATCCTAAACCAGTAGCTAATTTAATTGATTCATATATGAAATTACCTGGGATTGGTGAAAAAACTGCAGTTCGGTTAGCATTTTTTACAATTGATATGGATGATGAAGATGTTCAAGAATTTGCCAGCAGCTTAAAAGCCGTTAAAACCAAATTACAATATTGTTCAATTTGTGGCAACATTACGGATACCAATCCTTGTGAAATTTGCAGTAATCCACATCGTAACTCTGAGCAAATTCTGGTTGTGGAGCAACCAAAAGATATTATGGCAATGGAAAACATGCATGGTTATCAGGGGTTATATCAAGTTTTAGGTGGGGTATTGTCGCCAGTCAATGGAGTTGGTCCTGATGATTTAAATATTAAGCATTTGTTGCATCGCTTAAAGGATAACTCACAAGTGAAAGAAGTAATTGTAGCGACAAATGCTACTCCTGAAGGAGAAGCCACTGCTATGTATTTAGCTAAACTGATTAAACCAGCGCAAATTAAAGTAACACGATTAGCTCATGGATTGGCTGTGGGTGCTGATATCGAATATGCTGATCAAATGACTCTCCAACGTGCTGTCGAAGGTCGTCAACAAATTTAA
- a CDS encoding YbaB/EbfC family nucleoid-associated protein produces the protein MKAQMPGNMQNMLKQAQKLQKQMSQAQDQLNETEFIGNSADEMVKVVFTGNYQLKDIQIKPAAIDPDDPEMLQDLIIMAVNDAMDKIAQQTQQTLGQYTPKL, from the coding sequence ATGAAAGCACAAATGCCTGGTAATATGCAAAATATGCTCAAACAAGCACAAAAATTACAAAAACAAATGTCACAAGCACAAGATCAATTAAATGAAACTGAATTTATTGGCAATTCCGCCGATGAAATGGTAAAAGTCGTCTTTACCGGTAATTATCAATTAAAAGATATCCAAATCAAACCAGCAGCAATTGATCCAGATGATCCGGAAATGCTGCAAGATTTAATCATTATGGCTGTTAATGATGCAATGGACAAAATTGCGCAGCAAACTCAACAAACATTAGGTCAATATACTCCAAAATTATAA
- the dnaX gene encoding DNA polymerase III subunit gamma/tau has product MAYQALYRVWRPQTFGDVVGQEAITTTLRNAVATKQVSHAYLFTGPRGTGKTSCSKILAKAVNCLNPQNGEPCNQCEICQAITEGSLNDVIEIDAASNNGVEQIRDIRDKVKYAPTRAEYKVYIIDEVHMLSTGAFNALLKTLEEPPAKVIFILATTEPQKIPATIISRTQRFDFRRIEASDILKRLEYILQDKDLSYDEEGLRLIAQAAEGGMRDALSILDQALSLNNDQLTLNNALQVTGALDKQQLEDYLQAVIKHDAAQALDNLHQLLTSGRSAMRLTDSIIEVCRDLLLVKTDEQLLDEFDRSLVATTVLEAKDQFSQDQLYKMIDAASKTQQDLHNATHATIYLEVLTVKLCEIMSRQPVAANTVDNSQLQSMQQEIDSLKAQLQKVNNNIQSKTATKKQTTPVKHQKPGTKKIHVDQQKINQILANATRQDLNQVREIWPDLMSMLNVTQKAVMKVSKPVAASNEGIVVAFDYAMWFERVMSNQEMLDMLKDNIDKLLKNDADVVIVAAEDWPQIRQNFLQNHNITAQHSEAKPASTQNPAVAEAKKLFDPDLIELKDD; this is encoded by the coding sequence ATGGCTTATCAAGCTCTTTACCGTGTATGGCGGCCGCAGACTTTTGGTGATGTTGTCGGTCAAGAAGCAATTACAACTACTTTACGTAATGCTGTGGCAACTAAGCAAGTAAGTCACGCTTATTTATTTACTGGTCCGCGAGGTACTGGAAAAACTTCTTGTTCCAAAATTTTAGCTAAAGCTGTGAATTGTTTAAATCCGCAAAATGGTGAGCCTTGTAATCAATGTGAAATTTGTCAGGCAATTACTGAAGGTAGTTTAAATGATGTAATTGAAATTGATGCTGCTTCTAACAATGGAGTTGAACAAATTCGTGATATTCGTGATAAAGTGAAGTATGCACCAACCCGTGCTGAATATAAAGTTTATATTATTGATGAAGTTCATATGCTTTCGACGGGTGCTTTTAATGCTTTGTTGAAGACGTTAGAAGAACCGCCAGCTAAAGTGATATTTATTTTAGCAACTACAGAACCGCAAAAAATTCCGGCAACTATTATTTCCCGAACACAACGGTTTGACTTTCGAAGAATTGAAGCCAGCGATATTTTGAAGCGGCTTGAGTATATTCTGCAAGATAAAGACCTTTCTTATGATGAAGAGGGATTGCGCTTAATTGCTCAAGCTGCCGAAGGTGGAATGCGGGATGCGTTAAGTATTTTAGATCAAGCACTATCGCTAAATAATGATCAGCTCACTTTAAATAATGCCTTGCAAGTAACTGGAGCATTGGATAAACAACAACTTGAAGACTATTTACAAGCAGTTATCAAGCATGATGCTGCTCAAGCTTTAGACAATTTACATCAGTTATTGACTAGTGGACGTTCCGCCATGCGACTGACGGATTCGATTATTGAAGTATGTCGCGATTTATTGCTTGTTAAAACTGATGAACAGCTTCTGGATGAATTTGATCGTTCGTTAGTGGCAACTACTGTTTTGGAGGCTAAAGATCAATTTAGTCAAGACCAATTATATAAAATGATTGATGCCGCCTCTAAAACGCAGCAAGATTTACACAATGCAACCCATGCCACGATTTATTTAGAAGTATTAACTGTTAAACTTTGTGAAATTATGTCAAGGCAACCAGTAGCTGCGAATACTGTTGATAATAGTCAATTGCAATCTATGCAACAAGAAATTGATTCTCTTAAGGCACAATTGCAAAAGGTTAATAACAATATACAATCTAAAACAGCAACCAAAAAACAAACAACACCGGTTAAACATCAAAAACCTGGTACTAAAAAAATTCATGTTGATCAACAAAAAATTAATCAAATTTTAGCTAATGCAACCCGCCAAGACTTAAATCAAGTCCGTGAGATTTGGCCAGATCTGATGAGTATGCTTAATGTCACTCAAAAAGCAGTTATGAAAGTTTCCAAACCAGTAGCTGCCAGTAATGAGGGTATCGTAGTAGCTTTTGATTATGCGATGTGGTTTGAGCGGGTAATGAGCAACCAAGAAATGTTGGATATGTTGAAAGATAACATAGACAAGTTGCTTAAAAATGATGCTGATGTTGTGATTGTTGCTGCGGAAGATTGGCCGCAAATTCGGCAAAACTTTTTACAAAATCATAATATTACTGCTCAACATTCGGAAGCAAAACCTGCTTCAACACAAAATCCTGCAGTAGCAGAAGCAAAAAAGTTATTTGATCCAGATTTGATAGAATTGAAAGATGATTAA
- the tmk gene encoding dTMP kinase — protein sequence MSGIFISLEGPDGSGKSTTAAKLVPQLQQLSQKEVILTREPGGSSISEQIRQVILNVDNTSMDSRTEALLYAAQRRQHLVDVILPALAANKIVISDRYVDSSVAYQGAGREIGMKQIWDLNLFATDNLLPQLTLYFDVPPKVGLQRINQARAQAVDRLEKETLVFHQRVADAYQQLVQQFPQRIVSIDAQQDPTQVKDECLRIIKQRFKLGE from the coding sequence GTGTCTGGTATTTTTATTTCTTTAGAAGGACCTGATGGTTCCGGAAAATCGACAACAGCTGCTAAGTTAGTCCCACAATTACAACAATTATCCCAAAAAGAAGTAATTTTAACTCGTGAACCTGGAGGAAGTTCAATTTCTGAGCAGATACGTCAAGTTATTTTAAATGTAGATAATACTAGTATGGATAGTCGGACAGAAGCACTTTTATATGCCGCTCAACGACGCCAACACTTAGTAGATGTCATTTTGCCAGCCTTAGCCGCTAATAAGATTGTGATTAGTGATCGTTACGTGGATAGTTCCGTAGCATATCAAGGGGCTGGACGCGAAATTGGAATGAAGCAGATTTGGGATTTAAATTTATTTGCTACTGATAATTTGTTGCCCCAGTTGACTTTATATTTTGATGTACCTCCAAAAGTTGGGTTGCAAAGGATTAATCAAGCACGGGCACAAGCTGTGGATCGTTTGGAAAAAGAGACACTTGTTTTTCATCAACGAGTGGCTGATGCTTATCAACAATTAGTGCAACAATTTCCACAAAGAATAGTAAGCATTGATGCACAACAAGATCCGACTCAAGTAAAAGATGAATGTTTGCGAATTATTAAGCAAAGGTTTAAATTAGGAGAATAA
- a CDS encoding DNA-3-methyladenine glycosylase I → MIESTKIRCQWVPSDNQLMQTYHDLEWGTPTTSTQALFELLTLEIFQSGLSWQIILNKRDHFRRAFAQFSAAQVANFNQQDIENLMNNADIVRNRRKILATINNAQVIVNDFPDNQFSEYIWSFTGYHVIKHHYAHYFEIPKFDSLAVIVSQNLRQRHFQFIGPVTIYSFLQASGIVNDHELGCFRSD, encoded by the coding sequence ATGATTGAATCAACCAAAATCCGTTGTCAGTGGGTGCCCTCTGATAATCAATTAATGCAAACTTATCATGACTTGGAATGGGGAACACCGACTACTTCCACGCAAGCATTATTTGAATTATTAACTTTAGAAATATTTCAAAGTGGGCTCAGTTGGCAAATCATTTTAAATAAACGCGACCATTTTCGACGGGCATTTGCACAATTTTCAGCAGCTCAAGTAGCTAATTTTAATCAGCAAGATATCGAGAACCTAATGAATAATGCTGATATTGTACGTAATCGGCGTAAGATTTTAGCAACTATCAATAATGCCCAAGTAATTGTTAATGATTTTCCCGACAACCAATTTAGCGAATATATTTGGTCTTTTACAGGTTATCATGTGATTAAACATCATTATGCACACTATTTTGAGATTCCTAAATTTGATTCATTAGCAGTTATTGTTAGTCAAAATTTACGACAACGTCATTTTCAATTCATTGGCCCGGTTACAATTTATTCTTTTCTACAAGCTAGTGGAATCGTGAATGATCATGAACTGGGATGTTTTCGCTCTGATTAA